From a single Arachis hypogaea cultivar Tifrunner chromosome 3, arahy.Tifrunner.gnm2.J5K5, whole genome shotgun sequence genomic region:
- the LOC112789290 gene encoding uncharacterized protein — MGQTFRKLFDSFFGNTEMRVVMLGLDAAGKTTILYKLHIGEVLSTVPTIGFNVEKVQYKNVVFTVWDVGGQEKLRALWRHYFNNTDGLIYVVDSLDRERLGKAKQEFQTIINDPFMLNSVILVFANKQDLRGAMTPREVCEGLGLFDLRNRKWHIQGTCALRGDGLYEGLDWLSSTLKERQAAGYSSIALGTSSF, encoded by the exons ATGGGTCAAACGTTTCGTAAACTGTTTGATTCCTTCTTTGGCAACACTGAGATGCGG GTTGTGATGCTTGGTCTTGATGCTGCTGGAAAAACAACTATACTCTACAAGCTGCACATTGGAGAAGTTCTATCAACTGTTCCTACAATTG GTTTCAATGTGGAGAAGGTTCAGTATAAAAATGTTGTATTCACAGTTTGGGATGTCGGAGGTCAAGAGAAATTAAGGGCACTTTGGAGGCACTATTTTAACAACACAGATGGTCTG ATATATGTTGTTGACAGTCTTGACCGAGAGAGACTTGGGAAAGCAAAGCAGGAATTTCAG ACAATCATAAATGACCCATTTATGCTCAACAGTGTCATCTTGGTGTTTGCCAACAAACAGGATCTG AGAGGAGCAATGACACCAAGGGAGGTATGTGAAGGATTAGGTCTCTTTGACCTCAGGAATAGAAAATGGCACATACAAGGCACTTGCGCGCTTAGGGGAGATGGCCTTTATGAGGGCTTGGACTGGTTGTCCTCAACTTTGAAAGAGAGACAGGCTGCTGGATACTCTTCAATAGCACTAGGAACCTCATCCTTCTAA